The genomic interval CATGGTTTTCTTGTTGTGGGTAATGATGATGAACTGAGTATCTTCGCTAAACTGTTTAATCATCGCCGAAAAGCGTTCAATATTGGCATCATCGAGCGGAGCATCCACCTCGTCAAGCACACAAAAGGGCGACGGCTTTACCAAGTAGATGGCAAATAACAGGGCAATAGCCGTAAGCGTTTTTTCGCCGCCCGAAAGTTGGTTAATGGTAGAGGGACGCTTGCCCTTGGGATTGGCCTCAATTTCGATGGTTGCATCCAGCGGATCTTCGGCCTCCTCGTCAATTACAAGGTCACAGTAGTCATCGTCATTAAAGAGGGTGTGAAATACTTTTTGAAAGTTCACTCGGATTTTTTCAAAGGTTTTATCAAACCGCTCGGTTGCCGTTTTGTTGATCTCTTCAATAGTTTCGCGCAACTCTTCGGCTGCTTGTCGTAGATCCCCAACCTGTTCCTCATAAAAGTCCAGGCGTTCCTTTTCTTCTTCATATTCTTCAATTGCCAGTGGGTTAACATCGCCGATCTTGTTAAGCTTCTGCTTAAGCCAGCCGATACGTTCTTTAGCTTCATCGGGTTCGGTATCTTCAGGCAGTTCTTCTTCTACCTGGTCCATGAGTACACCATAGGTTTCCCAGATGTGGTCAGAGAGATTTTCGATCTGCATCTCGTACTTTTCCTTCGACATCGCCAAGTGATGTACAAGCTCCATATTTACCTCTTTGCGGCGGCGCACCTCCTTGAGTTCTTTTTCTATTTCATTAATGCGCCCGCGCTGCTTGCCGGCAGATTCTTCAGCCTGTTCAAGTTTTTGATCTGCTTTCTTTTTCTGTTCTTTTAATGATTCGAGCTTGTCTTCGAGCTGGTCAATATTAGATTTATGCTTTTCGATCGACTCTTTGGCTTCTTCAGTTTTTTGTGACCGAATTTTTAGCCGCTTCTTGAGATTCTTTATGCCTTCTTCTGCCCGCTGGATGTCGCGCTCATGATTTTCAACTTTATTTTTCAGATCCTGATGCTTCAGCTGTGCGTCATTGTACCGTTCTTGTGCAATTGATCGCTCTTCTTCGAGCTCCTTTAGTACCTGCTTCTTCTCTTCCTGCTGTTCGTGCAGGTTTTTCAGCTTTTGTTGCAGTTCTTCTTGCTTGGGATCCAGTTTGGCTAGTTCTTCTTGCGATTGATTTTCATTACTGTTTAGATCATTTTGCCGGTTTTTCAGTTCAGCAATATTTTTCTCGTAGATTTCAATTTTTTGATCAAAACTACTGATCTTGCTTTCAATGTTGCGTAATTTTTGCTGTCGATCCTCCAGCTTTTGCTCAGCAGCATTTATATCGATAGACTGATATTGTTCCTGAACATTTTGTAGTTCATTTTTAGAATCTTCAATATCAGTTGTAATTGATTCTGCCTTCTCCTGCAGTGTTTCAATTTTGTCTTGTAGCCCTACTCGGATACCGGCATTTTTATTTTGGCTTCCACTTTTTAGAAACTGATTGGGGCTAATCACTTCACCATCAAACGTAACGCCTACCACATCGTTATCCGCAACAGCTGAGAATGCCTTATCTATGGAGTTAAACACCTTAACATTACCCAGCAAAAGCTCAGTCAGCGGCTTAAACTGAGATTTAGAATCAACTGCACTCACCAGCGATCCAGAAATGGTTTCATAGCTGCTGGCAAGCCTATCAAGGGGGATAAGTGTGGCCTGCCCCATATCATTCTCCTTTAACAATTCAGCTGCTCTATGGGCATTTTCAAGTGTTTCAACGACTACGTAATTTAGTGCATCACCAAGTGCAGCCTCCAGGGCTACGGCATGTTCTTGATCTGTTGAAAGTAAATTCGAAACTACATCAAGCAGAGAAAATTGTTCTGCGTGTTCTTCAAGCAAAAACTGAACACTTGAAGGGAAAGCTTCTTTAGAATCAGCAATATTACGAAGAAGGTCGATTTCAGATTCTACAGAGTCCAAATTACTTTTTTGACTCCGAATTTGGTCCTTAAGCTCGTTTTCTTTTTCAGAAAGTTCTTTGCGTTTGCTACGTTTTTTTTCCAGAGTTTTTTGTTGTTCATCCCGTTTAGATTCAGCCTCATCACGTTTCTGAGCTAGTTTCTTTTTCTCTCCCTGAAAGATGGAAATTTCTTCTTTGAGGTCTTTAACTTCCTGCCGAATACGTTTTATTTCGCCTTCGGTATTTTCCAGCTGTGATTCGATTTTTATGCGTTTTGTTTGCAGCTCATTGAGATCTTCGTTTGCCTGCGAAAAAGCCTCTTCCAGATTAGTTAGTTCGTTATTTTTTTCAGAATATTTTTGCTGAATTTCAGAATAACGCTCCTTTGATTCTTTAAGATTTTGTTTCGCTTTTTGAAGGTCACCGTCAAAACTATCCAGCTTTTTTTTGCTGTCTTCGAAAGCTTCGCGCAGATCTTTTAAATCTTCTTTGCTTTGCTCAATATCGCTGGTGTACTGCTCAATGACGCTCTTTTTATTGCTTATTTTCTCATTTGTAATCTGCAGATTTGTTTCAGCATCCCGAATTTTCGAGTGGATCTGACCAACACGTCGCTGTGCTTTTGACTGTGCACGTTCTTTCTCATTTAAAATTTTACGAGCAGATTCGGAATCTTCTTCCAGTTTATTAGCTTTTGCCAGTATTTCTTTTTTCTCTTTGTCCGCATTGTCAATACGTTCTTCAAGCGGTTCTAGTTCTTCTTTGACCTGGGTGTATTCGTGCTTATTGAGTGCCTTATCAAGCTGTTCGAGTTCTTTCTTGTATTTCTCAGCTTTTTCAGCTTTTTCAGCTTGTTTTTTAAGGGAGTTTGCCTTTTTCCGAACTTCTACTAAAATATCTTCCACGCGCTGCAGATCTTCCTGCGTCTGATCTAGCTTACGAAAAGTTTTCTTTCGTTTTTCTTTGTAGCTTGTAATGCCGGCGGCTTCCTCAAAAAGTTTTCGCCGGTCATTGTTTTTGTCATTGAGTATTTCCTCAACCATCTTCAGTTCAATTACCGAATAAGCATCCGAACTCATACCGGTATCCATAAAAAGTTCGGTTATATCTTTTAACCGACAGGTAGTACCATTAATCAGGTATTCACTTTCTCCAGATCGGTACAGGCGACGACTAATGGTTACTTCATTATATTCGGTTGGTAGCAATCCCTTGTTGTTAACGAAGGTAAGTGAGGCTTCAGCCATGCCAAGGGCGTTCTTTTTGGCAGTACCGTTAAAGATGACGTTGGCCATACTTGATGAGCGAAGCAGGGTAGGGCGTTGTTCGCCAAGTACCCACCGCATAGCATCAACGATGTTAGATTTGCCACATCCATTGGGTCCAACAATGGCTGTTATACCTTTATCAAAAGATACATTGGTCTTGTTTGCAAAACTCTTAAATCCCTGAAGTTCAAGTTCGGATATATACATTTACGGGATTCGGGTTGCGAATTAGGAATTGCGGGTTACAAATACGTTATGTAGGATCCAAAATCGGTCCATAAGATGTTTTACGGCGACGACTCCAAACTTTTTAGTAGTAAACATAAATCCGTAACCTGCAACTTATAACTCGCTTTTACACTGTCATGATTTCTTCTTCTTTCTTTTCAGACAATTCCTCAATTTCTTCGGTATGCATATCGGTAAGCTGCTGAATTTCCTCTTCTGCTTCATAAAGAGAATCTTCAGGAAGTGATTCGTTCTTAACTTTTTTCTCAACTTCGTTATTGGCATCACGACGAGTATTGCGAACAGAAATTCGTGCCTCTTCTCCTAACTCGTTTACTCGATCTACCAGCTCTTTTCGACGTTCTTCAGACAAAATGGGAAGAGGGATCCGAATAATATTACCGTCATTATTGGGATTTAAGCCCAGTCCTGCTGACATAATTGCTTTTTCAATATCTTCAAGAGCGGATTGGTCAAAAGGTTGTACTGTTAAGAGTCGAGCCTCTGGAGCACTTACGTTTGCAAGCTGATTTAAAGGCGTTCGTGACCCGTAATAATCAACTTTAATATCTTCCAAAATAGATGGTTGAGCCTTTCCGGCACGTATGTGGGAAAGCTCTTTTCGATAGTGTTTGACGGCTTCATCCATCTTTTTGCCGGCAGAAGTAATAATATCTTGTAATGCTGGAGGAATCATAATGTGCAGGGGTTGTTATTAATGCTGTTTATATTTCCGAAACATGATCAGAAAAGAAGTTAAAAAATCTAGGAATCATCCCAAACTACCTTTGATCCTACGGAGGTATTACCCATTAGAACTTTTTTAAGGTTTCCTACTTTATTCATGTCAAAAACAATGATGGGTGTTTCATTTTCTCGACACAAGGTAAAGGCTGTCATATCCATAATATCGAGGCGGCGGCTGAGGACCTCTTCGCCGGGAATAGTCTGAAACTTTTCGGCATCGGGATTTTTTTCTGGATCAGAATCAAAAATGCCATCCACCCGTGTACCCTTAAGAATTACTTCAGCTTCAATTTCTATAGCTCGCAAGGAAGCTGCTGTGTCTGTGGTGAAATAAGGATTACCCGTTCCGGCACCAAAGATAACCACGCGCCCCTTTTCAAGGTGACGAATAGCGCGTCGGCGGATATAGGGTTCAGCAATTTCTTCCATTCGTATAGCCGACATCAAGCGGGTGTGGACGCCCATCCGTTCGAGAGCATCTTGTAGGGCCATGCTGTTAATCATCGTAGCAAGCATGCCCATATAGTCACCCTGTACGCGGTCCATGCCTTCAGTTGCACCTTTTACTCCGCGAAAAATATTACCACCACCTACCACAACGGATGCTTCAAAACCTTCATCATGGATAGATTTTATTTCTTCGGCATACTGAGTAAGAATATCACCATCAATTCCGTGTCCCTGTTCACCTAAGAGTGCTTCACCACTAAGTTTTAATAAAACGCGATCGTAGTCCTGTGCCACTTTATATTTGTTAAAATCTTGAGTTTACTATTTTATCGATCAATAAGCTTGATAAACGATCTCTTAAGCATAAAAAAAAGGCTACCGAATTGGTAGCCTTTTTTAAGAAATGATTTCTTAGGAATCATTACCCAGTTGGAGTCGATGGAAGGACTTGACCAACGGGGTGTCATTTTCGTCCAGATAGTTTTCGACCGTTAAGCTGTTGTCCTTAACAAACTTTTGTTCCAGCAGAACGTTTTGCTCGTAAAACTTGCGAAGTTTACCTTGCGCTGCTTTTTCAGCTATTTCTTCGCTTTTACCTTCATTGAGTAGTTGATCTTTCGCAATTTCGAGCTCTTGTTCTACCACTGAGCTGTCAACGCCGTCACGAGTTACAGCTACAGGATCCATTGCGGCAACCTGCATAGCTATGTTTCGGCCAATTTTTTCATCACTAATAGCATCCTCGAATTCGACAAGTACGCCCAGTTGATTTCCGGGATGGATGTATGAGATATAGTATCCGTCAGTCTCGGCAAAAACTATGCGGCTAATTTTAATTTTTTCACCAATTTTACCAACCATCTCTTTAAGATGTTGCGAAACGCTGAGGCCGTCAATTTCAATATCCATCAGGGCATCAACGGACTCCACCTCGTTTTCGAATACAATATCAATAAATTGCTGCGCGCGATCTTGAAAATCGTCATTGCGGGCAACAAAATCTGTTTCGCAGTTAATTTCGAGTGCGGCTGCTTTTTTACCGTCATCACTTACGCGCGAAACAATAAGTCCTTGGTTGGCTTCGCGATCGGCTCTTTTTTCAGAGAGTTGTTGTCCTTTTTTGCGGAGGATATCCGTAGCTTCTTCAAAATCGCCGTTTGCCTCTTGAAGAGCTTTTTTACAGTCCATCATGCCAGCCCCAGTTTGTTCACGGAGCTTTTTTACGTCTTTTGCAGAAATACTCATAGGTGAGTTACGCTGTTTTAAATTGTTGTGTTAAATATTAAAATGGTGTGTTGCGTTATTATTCTTCCTGATCAGATTGGTCAGAAGAATCCGAACCCCCATTTTCATCGTCCTTATTGCGACGAGAGCGACGCTTGCCGGTAGCTTTCGTTTTGGTTTTTACTTCTTGAGCCTCGGCTTTCTTTACATTTTCAGCAGCCTTTTCCATCATCTTTTCGTCGCTGTGTGATTCGCGTTCAGCATTACCTTCAATAATAGCATCAGCTACTTTTGAGGAAATAAGCTGAATGGTACGAGCAGAATCATCATTGCAGGGAATAATGTAATCCGGTATATCGGGATCACTGTTAGTGTCGACCATTGCAACAATGGGAATATTGAGGTTAACGGCCTCATTAAGAGCAATATTTTCTTTAATAGTATCAACAATAAAGATGGCTCCGGGCAAACGTCCCATGTTGGCAATGCCACCAAGTGTTTGCTCCAGCTTGTCTTGCTCACGTTCGAGCATCAAGGCCTCTTTTTTGGTAAGCTCTTCAAACGTACCGTCGTTACTCATACGCTCAATCTCTTCCATCCGGGAGATACTCTTCTTTACCGTAGAGAAGTTAGTGAGCATACCACCTAACCACCGATGAGTTACATAGGGCATGCCGCATCGAATAGCCTCGGTTTTAATAATGTCTTGTGATTGTTTTTTCGTACCTACAAAAAGGATGGTCTTTCCTGCACGGGCAAGTTTGGTAACTTCTTCCAGTGCTTCTTGGAAAAACTTTTGTGTTTTTTTGAGGTCGATAATATGAATCCCGTTGCGTTCCATGAAGATATATTCCTTCATTTTGGGATTCCATCGCCGGGTCAAGTGTCCAAAGTGGGCGCCCGACTCTAAAAGTTTATCTAAATCAGGTGTAGTTGGCATAAGGTTGATTTATTTTTGAGTTAGTCCTCTATACAGGTCATCCCCGGCGCTAATCAAGCACAGAAATTGTGCTCAACACTCGGCGCACTGAGTTGCTGTATATGTGTGATAATGAAATGTATTGTATTGGAAAAAGAAGGTACGCAGCGCAAATATATTAACGCTTGGAGAACTGGAACTTTTTACGAGCACCAGGTTGTCCATATTTCTTGCGTTCTACCATGCGATCGTCTCGCGTAAGCAAATCATGTGCTTTTAAGACGTCGTGCCACTCTTCATTGTGATCATCAAGAGCGCGTGCGAGAGCATGTTGGATGGCACCGGACTGACCGGTAACACCACCGCCGCGAACGGTTACTTTAATGTCAAACTGATCATTGGATTCGGTCACATCCAGTGGCAAAGAAGCCACATTACGACGTGCCTGTGTTTGAAAATATTCATCCAATGATCGCTTGTTGACTTGAAATTCTCCCGATCCCGGTTGAATATACAGTCGCGCTGTAGAAGTCTTTCTTCTTCCGATGAAATTTTTTTGTTCCATTCGTAATTAAAGCTCGATTTTTTCTGGTTGTTGTGCTTCTTGTTCATGAACCGGACCTGCATAAACACGCATGTTCGTCATCAGTTTGTTGCTAAGTTTATTTTTAGGCAACATGCCATTAACGGCTTTTTGAATAACGATTTCTGGTTTATGCTCCAGCATCTCTTCAGCCGAAGTAAAACTTTCACTGCCAGGATAGCCGGAATAACTAAAATATTCTTTTTGTTTCATCTTCTTGCCACTCAATTTTACCTTGCTGGCATTGATGACTACAACATTATCACCGGTATCCATGTGCGGAGTAAATTCAGGCTTATGCTTGCCTCGCAAAAGCGTTGCTACTTTAGAAGCTACGCGTCCGAGAGCATGGCCTTCGGCATCAACAAGAACCCATTTCTTTTCGATGTCACTCGGTTTAGCGGAGTAGGTCTTGTAACTATTTGTATCCACGATTAGAAATTGTTTAAAATTGTTTTTCTGTGAAGTCTCGAAAAATAGGCTTAATTATTTCCATTTGCAATGGTGAAGGTGTTAAAATTTCAGACCCCTTCATTCAACCGGATTATTGGAATGAGCTGCTATAATTGACTAAAAATCATATTTAAAGACAAAAAACTCTTAAAAATTTTATATCTTTAAGTGTGCTTGCAAAGTAGAGTATTAATTGAAATGGAGGTAGAAATGAACAAGGAAAATAAGTTTGCCCAAACGCGAGTGTCTTTTGATACAGGATCCGGCAAAGCCGATATGTACAGCTTGCAGAAGCTGGAAGAGATGGGTTATGGAAAAATGGAAAAGCTTCCATTCACAATCCGAGTATTGCTTGAATCAGTACTTAGAGAATATGACGGTCATGCGTTTACCGAAGATGACATTAAAAGTTTAGCTAATTATAATGCAAAAGATCCGCAGGGGGAAATTCCTTTTAAGCCTTCACGTGTGGTACTGCAAGATTTTACAGGAGTCCCTGCTGTTGTTGATCTAGCTGCACTTCGTTCTGCGATGGATCGCATGGGCGGAGCTCCAACTTCTATCAACCCAAAGGTGCCGGTTGATCTTGTGATCGATCACTCGGTACAGGTTGATGAGTTTGGGCAAGAATATGCTTTCATGCATAACGTGGAAAAAGAATTTGAGCGTAATCGCGAGCGCTATGAGTTCTTGAAGTGGGGACAAAAAGCGTTTGATAACTTTCGGGTTGTGCCTCCCGGGCGCGGAATTGTGCATCAAGTAAATCTTGAGTACTTGGCTAAAGGAACATTTGCCCGTGAAGAAGAGGATGGTTCTACTATTGTATATCCTGATACTTTGGTGGGTACAGATTCTCACACCACTATGATTAATGGTCTCGGTATTCTTGGCTGGGGCGTTGGTGGTATTGAAGCAGAAGCAGCTATGTTGGGACAACCTATATATATGTTGGTCCCTGAAGTTGTAGGAATGAAGCTGACCGGAGAACTGAGAGAAGGTGTTACGGCTACCGATCTTACCTTGACGGTAACCGAGATGCTGCGTAAGCATGGTGTAGTTGGTAAGTTTGTTGAGTTTTACGGTGACGGTCTCGGGAGCATGAGTCTGCCTGATCGTGCCACCATTGCTAATATGTCTCCTGAGTACGGTGCAACAATGGGCTTCTTTCCTATGGATGAAGAGGCCATGCGCTATATGCGTGCAACAGGTCGAGATCCTAAACATGTGGAGCTGGTAGAGCGATATATGAAGGAGCAGGGGTTGTATCGCACGCAAGATACTCCTGATCCGGAATTCTCCAGCACGCTTGAGCTGGACCTAAGCACAGTGGAAACATCACTTGCCGGACCCAAGCTTCCGCATGATCGTATTACCCTGCCAAATATGAAATCTACTTTTGAAAATAGTCTTACCAGTGACGATCCAACAATGGGGTTTAACCTGGAGCAAGAAAAACTGGCTAACAAAGGTACATTTAAAAATGGTCAGGAAATAGAAATGACCCATGGTGATGTTGTTATTGCTGCTATTACTTCTTGTACCAACACTTCTAATCCAAGTGTAATGTTAGGTGCGGGAATTGTGGCCAAAAAAGCCTTGGAAAAAGGGTTGGAAGTTCCTCCATATGTGAAGACTTCATTGGCTCCCGGATCACGAGTAGTAACAGAATATTTGGAAGAGGCCGGCTTAACCAACTATATGGATAAGCTTGGATTTAACCTCGTTGGGTATGGATGCACCACTTGTATCGGTAACTCAGGACCACTGCCACAGCCTGTAGAAGAGGCGGTAAAAGAAGGTGATTTGATTGTTGCCGGTGTGCTATCCGGAAACCGAAACTTCGAAGGTCGTATTCATCCATATGTGAAAGCTAATTACTTGGCTTCTCCGCCATTGGTTGTAGCCTATGCTCTTGCCGGCACAGTTGATATCGATCTGCAGAAAGAGCCGATAGGACAAGATAAAGATGGCAATGATGTTTATCTCAAAGACATTTGGCCGACAGCAGATGAAATAGCAGAACATCTTGATAGTGCTATCCGTCCTGAGCTCTTCGAAGAGCAGTATGGTGATATCTTTGAATCTGAAGAATGGGATGAAATTCCTATTGGCGGAGGTGACCTCTACGAATGGAAGGAGGAATCTACCTATATTCAAGAGCCTCCATTCTTTATGGATATGGGAGAAGAACCAGATCCGATTACTTCTATTGAAGGAGCACGAGCGCTCGTTAAGGTGGGAGACTCTATTACAACCGATCATATTTCACCTGCCGGTAATATTAAAGAAGACAGTCCGGCTGGTGAATATTTAAAAGATCACGGAGTGAAGCATAAAGACTTCAACTCTTACGGATCTCGTCGCGGTAACGATCGAGTTATGACTCGGGGTACCTTTGCCAATGTTCGGTTTAAAAACCAGCTTGCGCCCGGGAAAGAGGGGGGATACACAAATTACTTCCCTGAAGATGAGATCACGACCATTTTTGATGCTGCCACCCGATACAAAGAAGATGGTACTCCGCTCGTTGCTCTTGCCGGTAAGCAGTATGGTACGGGCTCATCTCGAGACTGGGCTGCCAAAGGTACCGACCTGTTGGGAGTTGAAGTAGTAATAGCAACTTCTTACGAACGTATCCACCGATCTAACTTGGTAGGTATGGGCGTATTGCCACTGCAGTTCAAAGAAGGCGAATCGGCTGATAGTCTTGGTCTTGATGGATCAGAAGAATTTACTATCCATCTGTCGGATGACCTGAAAGCACAGGATACAGTAAAAGTAGAAGCTACCAAGCCAAATGGAGAAACGATCTCTTTTGAAACGGAGTGCCGTATCGATACGCCGGTCGAAATTGACTATTATCGTAATGGGGGTATCCTGCATTATGTATTGCGAGAATACCATAATGCAAACTCTTGACCTTTTGGGGCGGAATAGCGTATAGTTGCCGAAGCTTATTTTAACATCTAATGCCAGGGGACAACTGGTTTGATGAGGGCCAATAAATTGATTCTGATAAAGTTGGTATTGGTTTCTTTGGTTACTTTCTCAATTTAAACACTGCTCTGCTTTTGAATATGTATCCCGTAGTTTATGGATAGTATTAAATTTGTTTAAAAAGACGCCACAGAATTGTACCAGACTGTATCACTAGTCGTGAGATTGCTTTATACTCTTTGGTTGTAAACAGCTGATTTCTTTTTAAGATTACCATCCCAAAAATTTTTGTTTTAGGTGGAATCTTCTTGTTGTTCTTTATGAGCTCTTTGTCAGTTAAGGCAAACAACGGAATACCAATTTCGGCAGGTAACTCTTCTTCTTGGGATAATTCTTTGGAGATGCCTAGTTCATCTCTGTAAACATTATTTGTGTAGTACGGTTTACGATTCTTAAATACATATTTGAGGGAATGCTCCTTTTTAAATTCATCAGGACCGTAGTTATGTAGCAACTCCGTACCCAAAGATATGATCAAGTTTGGTTGTTTATTGTTAAATGTCCAAAAAGAAACAAAATCAACGGAAAAATGAGTCATCAATTCCGTGAATAGCTTGCGGGACGAAGAGATAAAGTCACCTACGAGGACTTCATCCATCAGCTTGGAAACCAGTTTCTTTTTGTTGAAGGTCTTATGGTCCATGTGCGGGACCTCAACGTCGGTAACCAGTTTCATTTGAATTCGTTCCCGAATCTGATCCTTGTCTTGGATAAATTCAGTTTTATCGATAAAATCAGCCGCTCCCAGATCCGCCGCTGATTGGGCTTTTTCTGCGGTGGGCTCGGCGGTCATTATTAGTACGGGAATTTGCTCTTTTTGTGAATCATCACCGAGTGCTTCCAAGAAATCCAATCCAGAAACGCTGGGCATGTGGATATCCACAAGTAAAAGGTTGACAACCTCATTAGAGATGATATCTATACCTTCCTGTGCATCTTTTGCATGAACAAGCTCGTAGTCCTCACCAAGCAGCTTGTCTAACATAAAATGCATCATATCATCGTCGTCAATAATCAATAATTTATAATCCATAGAAGAGGTATTGGAGGATGCATATAATTCGGGTTAACGTTACCTAAAACGTTAAATTAAAGATGCTGCCAAAGCCGACACACTATTTAAAATATGTTGAATCTACTTAGCAAACAAAAATGTAGCTCGAAATGTTTACTACGCAGTTGATTGGGTATAATTTTGTTTTCCTGAGATTGTTTTGGAGTAAATATTGCTCAGTAAAATATTTTATGAACCTCATGTCTGCTATTGCAAATATAATCCAACCTCTTTGACCTGAAATATTAGAG from Fodinibius salinus carries:
- a CDS encoding response regulator; the encoded protein is MDYKLLIIDDDDMMHFMLDKLLGEDYELVHAKDAQEGIDIISNEVVNLLLVDIHMPSVSGLDFLEALGDDSQKEQIPVLIMTAEPTAEKAQSAADLGAADFIDKTEFIQDKDQIRERIQMKLVTDVEVPHMDHKTFNKKKLVSKLMDEVLVGDFISSSRKLFTELMTHFSVDFVSFWTFNNKQPNLIISLGTELLHNYGPDEFKKEHSLKYVFKNRKPYYTNNVYRDELGISKELSQEEELPAEIGIPLFALTDKELIKNNKKIPPKTKIFGMVILKRNQLFTTKEYKAISRLVIQSGTILWRLFKQI